The genomic stretch GCAAACATGTTCTTACAACTGCCCATCTCAGAGAAAGAGGGGCGATCAATGTCGTTATAAAGGCCATCAGGACCAGGCCTGAAAATTGGGCTTCCGTCAACAAAGGCTCTGTAATCATTTGAGTGAACATTAGCTTGTCGCCGAGCTGCAGCACGACCGTGGCCACCACCAGTTCTACAGCGCCTCGACCGCTCATTCCGAAACCTACGACTGTACATTCCCAAGGATTGCGTCTAAAGATAGCCAAGCCCAGTCCACACCCGATGAGCTTGCCGAGGATGGCGACCAGCGTCAGAGTCAATACGAAAGACATGAAGCGCCAGTCCCAGAAAAATCGGAGATGGCACGACAAAGAGGCAAAAAAAATAGGAACAAGAAATCCATAACTCAAGCCGAAAAACCGGTCCTTTATAGCATTGTATATGCTTGTGTCCATAATCTCCTTTTTCACAAAGAGTCCGGCGAGAAAAGCCCCAATAATGAGATGAAGACCCACCAGTTCAGCCAAGTACGCCATTGTCAGGGCCGATACCACGGCAAATGTAAAGGCCTTGCCCTCCCGATCATGGAGCTTTGCAGTTATTTTCGGCACGACAAAGAGTCCCAGAAGGATAGTCAAACCAAAAAAGGCGGTCACTTTAAGAACAACGATTGATAAATGTATGTATTGAACGGCGCCAGTTTTGGCCAAACCAAAAAGTACTGACAGACACATTAGGGACAGGATGTCGTCGACTATGGCGGCTCCAATGATGATGTGTCCCAGCTCACTTTCATTTATCCTCATAGAATGGAGTATAGCCGATTGAACAGCAATCGCTGTAATGGAAATACCCAGTCCCACAAAGAGGGATTGGTATAAGGTGCCGCCGAATGCTCTGGCTGTCAGATATCCCGCGGCAAGGGGCAGAACAAACCCCCCTAAAGCTACGGCAACAGAAGGCCAGATATGTTCTACGAGTTCTTTGGGGTCCATTTCCATGCCGCTATAAAACATGAGAAAGAAGATCCCCAATTCGGCGATTAGTGCAATAGCTGGAGAGCAGCTCACAAGACCCA from Deltaproteobacteria bacterium encodes the following:
- a CDS encoding cation:proton antiporter, giving the protein MITSQLLIDLLLILTIAWVMGGLFSRFGLPIMLGQLLAGVVLGPPLLGLVSCSPAIALIAELGIFFLMFYSGMEMDPKELVEHIWPSVAVALGGFVLPLAAGYLTARAFGGTLYQSLFVGLGISITAIAVQSAILHSMRINESELGHIIIGAAIVDDILSLMCLSVLFGLAKTGAVQYIHLSIVVLKVTAFFGLTILLGLFVVPKITAKLHDREGKAFTFAVVSALTMAYLAELVGLHLIIGAFLAGLFVKKEIMDTSIYNAIKDRFFGLSYGFLVPIFFASLSCHLRFFWDWRFMSFVLTLTLVAILGKLIGCGLGLAIFRRNPWECTVVGFGMSGRGAVELVVATVVLQLGDKLMFTQMITEPLLTEAQFSGLVLMAFITTLIAPLSLRWAVVRTCLPDEKAAFCTLWKQGIDTG